The following coding sequences are from one Rhodobiaceae bacterium window:
- the rip3 gene encoding putative zinc metalloprotease Rip3, whose translation MIGASLTLIEVFGIKIRVNISWAFIAILLAWGLAEGYFPTIHEQLPHATYWWMSIVAVLGLFASILLHELAHSLVARAYGMEITGITLWLLGGIAELKGEPPSPKVELLMAIAGPAMSVFLGTLFWLSAGALEAFVSVATVLSYLGMLNLILAAFNMVPAFPLDGGRVARAIIWMRTGDYLAATKKAARMGSLFGLGLIIVGLMGLVTGAGFASLWWVVLGMFVRFAADSSNFQAQTKNVLAQKAVREFMTPNPITVSAETSVADLIANYIYHYDFEFFPVTDGGRIVGSVSLHEARTIPLDRHEQTLVREIMKPITADAIASPGDLAANMMTRMQETGASLLMVMDREELVGVIATKDLLRIVAIQSALEQPE comes from the coding sequence ATGATTGGCGCAAGCCTCACGCTTATCGAAGTCTTTGGAATCAAAATCAGGGTCAACATCAGCTGGGCGTTTATCGCCATCTTGTTGGCATGGGGGCTGGCTGAGGGCTATTTCCCTACCATCCACGAGCAACTTCCCCACGCGACCTATTGGTGGATGAGCATTGTTGCCGTCCTGGGTCTGTTCGCGTCCATCTTATTGCATGAGCTTGCCCACTCGCTGGTGGCCCGTGCTTACGGCATGGAAATCACGGGCATCACACTCTGGCTGCTCGGCGGCATTGCGGAACTGAAGGGCGAACCTCCATCGCCAAAAGTCGAACTCCTCATGGCCATTGCAGGTCCGGCAATGAGCGTCTTCCTCGGCACTCTGTTTTGGTTGAGTGCCGGAGCCTTGGAAGCTTTCGTGTCTGTCGCCACCGTTTTGAGTTATCTCGGCATGCTCAATCTCATTCTGGCCGCCTTCAACATGGTGCCAGCCTTTCCCCTCGACGGCGGCAGGGTCGCCCGCGCCATCATCTGGATGCGCACCGGAGACTATCTGGCAGCAACGAAGAAAGCCGCGCGCATGGGGTCACTCTTCGGCTTGGGGCTCATTATAGTTGGACTGATGGGCTTGGTAACCGGTGCAGGTTTCGCGAGCCTTTGGTGGGTCGTGCTTGGCATGTTCGTGCGCTTTGCAGCCGACTCTTCAAACTTCCAGGCACAGACCAAGAATGTGCTCGCGCAGAAAGCGGTGCGGGAATTCATGACACCCAACCCCATTACCGTTTCCGCTGAAACCTCCGTCGCCGATCTGATCGCAAACTATATCTACCACTACGACTTTGAGTTTTTTCCCGTCACGGATGGCGGGCGCATCGTCGGGAGCGTCAGCCTTCACGAGGCTCGGACGATCCCCTTGGACCGACACGAGCAAACCCTGGTGCGCGAGATCATGAAACCGATCACTGCCGATGCTATTGCGAGCCCCGGCGACCTTGCAGCAAACATGATGACCAGAATGCAGGAGACCGGGGCCAGCCTGCTCATGGTGATGGATCGGGAAGAATTGGTGGGTGTGATCGCGACAAAAGACCTGCTCCGCATCGTCGCCATTCAATCAGCACTCGAACAACCAGAATAA
- the pntE gene encoding pentalenolactone D synthase, protein MSEQATNAAIDFDPNALRDKYREERDKRLRTDGNEQYVEIKGQYAHYLEDPYVEERIERDPMTDQVDVVVIGGGFGGLLAGARLREAGVKDLRMIEKGSEFGGTWYWNRYPGAACDIESYVYLPLLEETGFMPVEKYTRAPEILEHSKRIAKKYDLYNNAALQTEVEEVRWDESLARWIIKTNRGDAMKAKFVIMSNGPLNRPKLPGIKGVETFKGHTFHTSRWDYNYTGGSPTGGLTKLKGKKVGIIGTGATAVQCVPHLAEGADELYVFQRTPSSIDVRGDRETDWDWAKTLEPGWHKHRMENFNILVSGGFAEEDLVNDGWTEIIRNLLFIASQGDNKNLSPEKLAEIAELADFKKMEQVRARVDEVIKDPAVAEALKPWYRQFCKRPCFHDDYLAAFNKPNVHLIDTDGKGVDRINETSVFANGEEFELDCLIYATGFEVGTEYTRRSGFELYGRGGQSLTDTWADGVQTLYGMHVHNFPNVFIMGGAQAGFTANYPHLLEEQSNHIAWLLDEAKKRQASIIEASEEGQSAWVEEILDKAAMRTKFLEECTPGYYNNEGKASERTVQNAPYGGGSVEYFKILDKWRNEGEMSGLELN, encoded by the coding sequence ATGAGCGAGCAAGCAACGAACGCAGCGATTGATTTCGATCCCAATGCCCTGCGCGACAAATATCGCGAAGAGCGGGACAAGCGCCTGCGCACTGACGGCAATGAGCAATATGTCGAGATCAAAGGCCAATACGCCCACTACCTCGAAGACCCCTATGTGGAAGAGCGCATCGAGCGCGACCCGATGACCGACCAAGTCGATGTTGTCGTGATTGGGGGCGGCTTTGGCGGCCTGCTTGCTGGCGCGCGTCTGCGCGAAGCAGGTGTCAAAGACCTGCGCATGATCGAAAAAGGCAGCGAGTTTGGTGGCACCTGGTATTGGAACCGCTATCCGGGCGCCGCCTGCGATATTGAATCCTATGTCTACCTTCCGCTTCTGGAAGAGACCGGCTTCATGCCTGTGGAGAAATATACCCGCGCACCAGAAATTCTTGAGCACTCCAAACGCATCGCGAAGAAATACGACCTCTACAACAATGCAGCCCTGCAGACAGAAGTCGAAGAAGTCCGTTGGGACGAAAGCCTGGCGCGCTGGATCATCAAAACCAATCGTGGCGATGCCATGAAGGCGAAGTTCGTCATCATGTCGAACGGCCCGCTGAACCGACCGAAACTTCCTGGCATCAAAGGCGTTGAAACCTTCAAAGGTCACACGTTCCACACCAGCCGCTGGGACTATAATTACACAGGCGGCAGTCCAACTGGCGGCCTCACGAAACTCAAAGGCAAAAAAGTCGGCATCATCGGCACCGGCGCAACCGCCGTTCAATGTGTGCCGCATCTGGCGGAAGGTGCAGACGAGCTCTATGTCTTCCAGCGCACGCCATCTTCAATTGACGTTCGAGGCGACCGCGAAACAGATTGGGACTGGGCAAAGACCCTGGAGCCCGGCTGGCACAAGCACCGCATGGAGAATTTCAACATTCTCGTCTCCGGCGGCTTCGCAGAAGAAGACCTAGTGAATGACGGCTGGACAGAGATCATCCGCAACCTTCTCTTCATCGCAAGCCAGGGCGACAATAAAAACCTGTCACCAGAAAAACTTGCAGAGATTGCAGAACTCGCTGACTTCAAAAAGATGGAGCAGGTGCGTGCCCGCGTCGATGAAGTCATCAAGGACCCAGCCGTCGCAGAAGCGCTGAAGCCCTGGTATCGCCAGTTCTGTAAGCGCCCCTGTTTCCACGATGACTATCTCGCTGCCTTCAACAAGCCGAACGTCCATCTGATCGATACAGACGGCAAAGGCGTAGACAGGATCAACGAAACAAGCGTCTTCGCAAATGGCGAAGAGTTTGAACTCGACTGCCTGATCTATGCGACAGGCTTTGAAGTCGGCACGGAATATACCCGCCGCTCGGGCTTTGAGCTTTATGGCCGTGGCGGTCAGTCGCTAACCGACACCTGGGCCGATGGTGTGCAGACACTCTATGGCATGCACGTACACAATTTCCCCAATGTCTTCATTATGGGCGGGGCACAGGCTGGCTTCACGGCGAACTACCCGCACCTTCTGGAAGAGCAGAGCAATCACATTGCCTGGCTGCTTGATGAAGCAAAGAAACGCCAGGCGTCCATCATTGAAGCCTCGGAAGAAGGTCAGTCCGCCTGGGTCGAAGAAATCCTCGACAAGGCGGCCATGCGCACCAAGTTCCTGGAGGAGTGCACACCTGGCTATTACAACAATGAAGGCAAGGCCTCAGAGCGCACAGTTCAGAACGCGCCCTATGGCGGCGGGTCCGTCGAGTATTTCAAGATCCTCGACAAGTGGCGCAATGAAGGCGAGATGAGCGGGCTGGAGCTGAACTAA
- a CDS encoding major NAD(P)H-flavin oxidoreductase, with the protein MTNKTLKDLLNWRYATKKMDPTKPVPQDKVDAIVEAVRMTPTSSGTQPFELLVVTNPDVLGEIRKVAHDQSPITDGSHLLVFAAWDNYTEERIDAVTQHMTEERGEIPMLNAYYDNLKAMYVPRDAEVNYAHAARQAYIALGFALIAAAEQEVDSTPMEGFDPAEVDKILGLKERGLRSVVLLPLGYRDPTGDWLLPMKKVRKSRETIVTQVA; encoded by the coding sequence ATGACCAACAAGACACTCAAAGACCTCCTGAACTGGCGCTACGCCACGAAGAAAATGGATCCAACGAAGCCCGTGCCGCAGGACAAGGTTGATGCCATTGTTGAGGCGGTCCGCATGACGCCGACGTCGAGCGGCACTCAGCCGTTTGAGCTACTCGTGGTCACGAACCCGGATGTGCTGGGCGAAATTCGTAAAGTTGCCCACGATCAGTCGCCGATCACGGACGGCTCTCATCTTCTGGTGTTTGCTGCCTGGGACAATTACACCGAGGAGCGCATTGATGCTGTCACGCAGCATATGACGGAAGAGCGCGGTGAGATTCCAATGCTGAATGCTTATTACGACAATCTAAAAGCGATGTATGTGCCGCGGGATGCAGAGGTCAATTACGCCCACGCCGCCCGCCAAGCTTACATCGCTTTGGGATTTGCACTCATTGCCGCCGCTGAGCAGGAAGTCGACAGCACGCCCATGGAAGGTTTCGACCCTGCTGAAGTTGATAAAATCCTGGGCTTAAAAGAACGCGGGCTTCGCTCGGTGGTTCTTTTGCCGCTTGGGTACCGTGACCCAACAGGTGACTGGTTGCTGCCGATGAAAAAGGTCCGCAAGTCACGGGAGACCATCGTAACGCAGGTCGCTTAG
- the hxlR gene encoding HTH-type transcriptional activator HxlR — translation MQDAQQCPDCKRINEVLSRVGDRWSVLVIISLAQYGTLRFNELKRNLGISQRMLSRTLRELERDGLVNRTQYSTIPPKVEYTLTPLGESFREPVAQLGNWALENLATIDTAREAYDGQAG, via the coding sequence ATGCAGGACGCCCAACAATGCCCGGATTGCAAACGCATCAATGAGGTGCTGTCCCGCGTGGGAGATCGCTGGAGTGTGCTCGTCATCATCTCACTCGCCCAGTACGGAACCCTTCGCTTCAACGAACTAAAGCGGAACCTGGGCATCTCGCAGCGCATGTTGAGCCGCACCTTGCGCGAACTGGAGCGCGACGGTCTCGTCAACAGAACCCAATACTCAACAATCCCGCCCAAAGTGGAATACACGCTCACGCCGCTCGGCGAGTCCTTCCGCGAACCGGTTGCTCAGCTGGGAAATTGGGCGCTTGAGAATCTCGCAACCATCGATACCGCCCGTGAGGCCTATGATGGACAGGCGGGATAA
- a CDS encoding CGNR zinc finger: MDHNTLSTKLRIGSPPAPGNLALLEGFLNTWSEEMGIDDFETAQSAEAWLRSVDLWRGAQKLTQAQHQKLVKFRSNLRAWILNKDRTQPLNELISEISFQAEFTSTGEVQFQSTGAPFQRALGSLIDLVSKSQQDGTWDRLKCCELPTCGWAFYDSTRSRTKRWCSMKTCGSRHKAREYYKRNR; the protein is encoded by the coding sequence ATGGATCACAACACGCTCAGCACAAAACTGCGCATAGGCAGTCCTCCCGCGCCGGGAAACCTCGCTCTGTTGGAGGGGTTTCTCAACACATGGTCGGAGGAAATGGGCATTGATGACTTCGAAACAGCGCAATCAGCTGAGGCATGGCTACGAAGTGTCGACCTCTGGAGAGGCGCGCAAAAGCTCACTCAGGCGCAACATCAGAAATTGGTCAAATTCCGAAGTAATCTCCGTGCATGGATCCTGAATAAGGACCGCACGCAACCGCTCAACGAGCTGATCAGCGAGATTTCGTTCCAGGCAGAATTCACCTCGACCGGTGAAGTTCAGTTCCAGTCAACAGGTGCGCCATTCCAACGCGCCTTAGGCTCGCTGATCGACCTGGTTTCCAAAAGCCAGCAAGATGGAACATGGGATCGCCTGAAATGTTGTGAGCTGCCAACTTGCGGTTGGGCCTTCTATGACTCAACGCGCAGTCGAACAAAGCGATGGTGCTCCATGAAGACCTGCGGCTCTCGTCACAAGGCGCGCGAATACTACAAACGCAACCGCTAG
- the queG gene encoding epoxyqueuosine reductase, which yields MRLDDHPTVLKVRASAASKERDEPLNTTWLKELCRKAGADDVGLVSIDRPEIADQKADILSILPETKTLISIVSRMNRDAVRTATRSIANHEFHETYQSVNEAARHIVKDLEAMGIPAVNAVAAFPMEVQDFPGKSWPVSHKPIAEAAGMGKIGFHRNVIHPKFGNFILLDTILIGAAVTDDTKPLDYNPCVECKLCVAACPVEAIGPDGSFNFSACYSHNYREFLGGFLDWTEQVADAKDKHDYREKVSEGEVVSMWQSLSFKPSYKAAYCISVCPAGEDVISPYLEDRVGFAERHVKPLQQTAETIYVLPNSDAETLVPSRFPAKSVKQVRWNVGAKDIFSYLFNITLTFQRRKAGDLNATYHLRLTGDMPLEATVTIAKRRIEIEFGLTGDPDLTIDATSEAWMGAFEQGFELESAIKTGDIKLEGPRDLFHRLADCFPTYGDIN from the coding sequence ATGCGTTTAGACGATCACCCCACCGTCCTGAAAGTCAGGGCATCCGCCGCATCCAAGGAGCGGGACGAGCCGCTCAACACCACCTGGCTGAAGGAACTCTGCAGGAAGGCGGGCGCAGATGATGTGGGCCTCGTCTCCATTGATCGCCCGGAAATTGCGGACCAGAAAGCAGACATCCTTTCAATCCTACCGGAAACCAAAACGCTGATCAGCATTGTGTCGCGCATGAACCGGGACGCGGTGCGCACAGCAACGCGCTCCATCGCCAATCACGAGTTTCACGAAACCTATCAATCGGTGAACGAGGCCGCCCGACATATCGTAAAAGACCTGGAAGCCATGGGCATTCCCGCGGTGAATGCAGTCGCTGCCTTTCCCATGGAAGTGCAGGACTTTCCCGGCAAAAGCTGGCCGGTCTCCCACAAACCCATCGCGGAAGCCGCGGGCATGGGCAAGATCGGCTTTCATCGCAACGTTATTCATCCAAAGTTCGGCAATTTCATCCTGCTCGACACCATCCTCATTGGCGCGGCCGTCACCGACGACACGAAGCCTCTCGACTACAACCCTTGTGTTGAATGCAAACTCTGCGTCGCAGCCTGCCCGGTGGAAGCCATTGGCCCCGATGGCAGCTTTAACTTCTCCGCCTGTTACTCCCACAATTACCGGGAGTTCCTCGGCGGCTTTCTCGACTGGACCGAGCAGGTAGCCGACGCAAAAGACAAGCATGACTATCGCGAGAAGGTGAGCGAAGGCGAGGTCGTCTCCATGTGGCAGAGCCTCTCTTTCAAGCCAAGCTACAAAGCCGCCTATTGCATCTCCGTCTGCCCGGCAGGCGAAGACGTTATCAGCCCCTATCTGGAAGACAGGGTCGGATTTGCTGAGCGACATGTGAAGCCCCTGCAGCAAACCGCCGAAACCATATACGTCCTGCCCAACTCCGACGCAGAGACTCTGGTGCCCTCGCGCTTCCCAGCGAAGTCCGTCAAACAGGTTCGCTGGAACGTTGGCGCGAAGGATATCTTCAGCTATCTGTTCAACATCACCCTTACATTCCAGCGCCGTAAAGCAGGCGACCTGAACGCCACCTACCATCTGCGCCTCACTGGCGACATGCCTCTTGAAGCAACGGTCACCATCGCCAAACGGCGGATTGAAATTGAGTTTGGCCTTACAGGCGACCCTGACTTGACCATTGATGCAACGTCAGAGGCCTGGATGGGTGCCTTCGAACAGGGTTTTGAATTGGAAAGTGCGATCAAGACCGGAGACATAAAACTGGAGGGACCCCGCGATCTGTTCCATCGTCTCGCAGACTGCTTCCCTACCTATGGCGACATCAACTAA
- a CDS encoding MarR family protein, translating into MTTHQNRTTQQAIHIGSSCACFAVRKMTRAVTQLYDHHLSEAGLRITQFTLMNAISGFGQVPVYVLAEELVMDRTTLTRNLKPLIKAGLVASVPDEKDARVRNLSLTLDGAERLKTATPYWERAQAEFVEKVGEKSWAEVSQGISLIDRALSNGPRPSDRLIAAG; encoded by the coding sequence ATGACCACACATCAAAATAGAACCACACAGCAAGCCATTCACATTGGATCGTCTTGCGCCTGTTTTGCCGTCCGCAAAATGACACGGGCGGTGACGCAGCTCTACGACCACCATCTCTCGGAAGCCGGTCTGCGGATCACCCAATTCACATTGATGAACGCCATCTCCGGCTTTGGCCAGGTGCCCGTCTATGTGTTGGCGGAAGAACTTGTGATGGACAGAACAACCCTGACCCGCAATCTGAAGCCTCTGATCAAAGCAGGGCTCGTTGCCAGTGTCCCAGATGAAAAAGATGCCCGTGTGCGCAACCTCTCGCTCACGCTTGATGGGGCCGAACGCTTGAAGACCGCAACCCCCTATTGGGAACGTGCTCAGGCGGAATTTGTCGAGAAGGTCGGAGAGAAATCCTGGGCGGAAGTCTCGCAAGGAATTTCTCTGATCGACCGCGCATTAAGCAACGGTCCGAGGCCTTCAGATCGTTTGATCGCGGCAGGCTGA
- the pcs gene encoding phosphatidylcholine synthase: MQSEEHTPLRRARAWAIHLFTASGVIPGLLAIEATFAGDGRMALLWLGLALIIDGLDGPLARRFEVTRYTPRFDGAILDLVIDYLTYTAIPALMIWQLDMVPDGWGLAAASFVMLTALYCFGNRDMKTNDNYFEGFPATWNLVVLCFFLLDSGPMTNIVVIAFLGALTFTRLKFIHPFRVVRLRLITIFMTATWGLSSTWLLIAKNDAPLLDSEPAAFAAWLFSSLYFVGFGIVRSFQQNIESAKPPAGN, from the coding sequence ATGCAGAGCGAAGAACATACGCCGCTGCGCCGCGCGCGCGCCTGGGCCATCCACCTCTTTACAGCTTCCGGGGTCATCCCGGGTCTGCTGGCAATAGAAGCAACCTTTGCCGGTGACGGACGCATGGCGCTCCTTTGGCTGGGCCTCGCACTTATCATCGACGGACTGGACGGCCCGCTAGCACGGCGCTTTGAAGTGACACGCTACACGCCAAGGTTTGACGGTGCCATTCTCGACCTGGTGATTGATTATCTCACCTACACAGCCATCCCAGCCCTGATGATCTGGCAGCTAGACATGGTGCCCGACGGATGGGGCCTTGCCGCCGCCAGCTTTGTGATGCTGACGGCCCTTTATTGCTTCGGCAATCGGGACATGAAGACAAACGATAACTATTTCGAAGGTTTTCCCGCGACCTGGAACCTGGTTGTGCTCTGCTTCTTCCTTTTGGATAGCGGACCGATGACCAATATTGTCGTAATCGCTTTTCTTGGTGCCCTGACATTCACCCGCCTGAAGTTCATTCATCCCTTTCGGGTTGTGCGACTGCGCCTGATCACAATCTTCATGACTGCCACCTGGGGTCTCAGCAGCACCTGGCTTCTGATCGCAAAGAACGACGCGCCACTCTTGGACAGCGAGCCTGCAGCCTTTGCCGCCTGGCTCTTTTCATCTCTCTACTTTGTGGGCTTTGGCATCGTCCGGTCGTTCCAACAGAACATTGAAAGCGCAAAGCCTCCGGCAGGCAACTAA
- a CDS encoding hypothetical protein (glutathione S-transferase, C-terminal domain), with protein sequence MADLRLFSYLPNPRIYKATVTARLCDVEVEVRGAKPRELADWLWDADARPLTNADKAPGSPTMREARTGFAGVLHKTDAFLEAHPFGTVPAAFSPDGQVGIFESNSIARAVARLSKNDHPIYGRDAYEASRIDSFLDVSLVFARDTQKYLLTLAGKSISQDLYDATEKAVDTYMTGIENALAGRAYLVGDEISLADVCFAAEMVEFALSHYNRSVLEETGLVPLFDESLEDRFPRAMAHLSSCLGHAAFAPDLGAHYAEILERADAGNLRA encoded by the coding sequence ATGGCTGATCTTCGTCTCTTCTCCTACCTCCCGAACCCCCGCATCTATAAAGCGACAGTCACAGCGCGGCTCTGTGATGTTGAGGTGGAGGTGCGTGGCGCTAAGCCTCGCGAGCTTGCTGATTGGCTTTGGGATGCAGACGCCCGCCCTTTGACCAATGCCGACAAGGCACCTGGGTCGCCGACAATGCGGGAGGCCAGGACTGGCTTTGCCGGCGTGCTTCATAAGACGGATGCGTTTCTTGAAGCGCATCCGTTCGGCACAGTTCCCGCAGCCTTCAGTCCGGACGGTCAGGTGGGAATTTTCGAATCCAACAGCATCGCGAGGGCGGTTGCTCGGCTAAGCAAAAATGATCATCCGATTTATGGGCGGGATGCTTATGAAGCGTCGCGGATCGACAGTTTTCTGGATGTCAGTCTGGTCTTTGCCCGCGACACGCAGAAGTACCTTTTAACGTTGGCGGGCAAATCGATATCGCAGGATCTCTATGACGCGACTGAGAAAGCTGTCGATACTTACATGACCGGTATTGAAAATGCCTTGGCGGGGCGCGCCTATCTTGTTGGCGATGAGATCTCACTTGCCGATGTATGCTTTGCCGCTGAGATGGTTGAATTCGCCTTGTCTCACTACAACCGATCCGTCCTAGAAGAGACAGGGCTTGTCCCTCTATTTGACGAGAGCCTCGAAGATCGCTTTCCCCGTGCCATGGCCCATCTGAGTTCCTGTCTTGGGCATGCGGCCTTTGCCCCTGATCTTGGTGCGCATTACGCAGAGATCCTGGAGCGCGCCGACGCTGGCAACCTGCGAGCATGA
- the betI gene encoding HTH-type transcriptional regulator BetI — MEPGYNRPDINLHQIIHLALGRIFYIITIMPKKVNHKERRRAFAEAAIEVIGKQGLDAVRLVDVARVAGVTTGSLTHYFNDKDQLIAAALEEVIAQAHHRGNEAAGSLFEATAAFLPLDDDGQLAARVWLAFFDQALTSDTLADIHRQYYDEFQSTLVARLSKESSAPKERLTMLADAIIAIVDGLLVRATLDPKGWPAQKQLDHLNLMLRSLLGDTMRVEEIL; from the coding sequence ATGGAACCTGGGTACAATAGGCCGGATATCAACCTGCACCAGATCATTCATCTTGCGCTTGGCCGCATTTTTTATATAATCACCATTATGCCAAAAAAGGTCAACCATAAGGAAAGACGCCGCGCGTTCGCTGAAGCCGCCATCGAAGTCATTGGGAAACAGGGCTTGGATGCTGTTCGGCTTGTGGATGTCGCCCGCGTTGCAGGTGTCACCACCGGAAGCCTCACCCACTATTTCAATGATAAAGACCAGCTGATTGCGGCAGCGCTGGAAGAAGTCATTGCGCAGGCGCACCATCGCGGAAACGAGGCCGCAGGAAGCCTGTTCGAGGCCACAGCAGCCTTCCTGCCTCTTGATGACGATGGACAACTTGCAGCCCGCGTCTGGCTTGCCTTTTTTGATCAGGCGCTCACCAGCGACACCCTCGCCGACATTCACCGGCAATATTACGACGAGTTTCAGTCAACTCTCGTTGCACGACTTTCAAAAGAGAGCAGCGCGCCGAAAGAACGTCTCACCATGCTGGCAGACGCCATTATTGCCATTGTCGACGGCCTGCTGGTTCGAGCGACCCTCGATCCAAAAGGCTGGCCTGCGCAAAAACAACTCGATCACCTGAACCTGATGCTTCGCTCCTTGCTGGGCGACACAATGAGAGTGGAGGAAATCCTATGA
- a CDS encoding phytanoyl-CoA dioxygenase (PhyH): MTTPKVETLPATATKDEIMAVINRDGAVILKDVLSPEQVATLNAEIGPYVDATEEGRDDFTGRHTTRTGALVARSAMCREMVMNENIRGAVADFLLPNCEAYQLHLTQVIRIKPGQPEQSIHRDRWAWGKYLQGIEPQLNTIWAATDFTKENGATQVVPGSITWPDDRVAKPEEIGYAEMSAGSVLIYTGSVFHGGGANKSNGDRAGVNITYTLGWLRQEENQYLSCPPEIAKDFDPELQALLGYAMGSYALGYFTPPLPAGAGPEVVPPEFALGVKSSGSAFGSAELLEAVSNSGPVEKQA, from the coding sequence ATGACCACACCCAAAGTAGAAACTCTGCCGGCAACGGCCACCAAAGATGAGATCATGGCCGTCATCAATCGCGACGGCGCGGTCATCCTGAAAGATGTGCTGAGCCCTGAGCAGGTCGCCACCCTGAACGCTGAAATCGGCCCCTATGTGGACGCCACAGAAGAAGGAAGAGACGATTTCACTGGTCGCCACACAACCAGGACGGGGGCTTTGGTCGCCCGCTCAGCAATGTGTCGGGAAATGGTCATGAACGAGAACATTCGCGGCGCCGTAGCGGACTTTCTGCTGCCAAATTGCGAGGCCTACCAACTTCACCTGACACAGGTAATCCGCATCAAACCCGGTCAACCCGAGCAATCTATCCACCGCGACCGCTGGGCCTGGGGCAAATACCTGCAGGGAATTGAGCCACAGCTCAACACAATCTGGGCCGCCACAGATTTCACGAAGGAAAACGGCGCAACTCAGGTGGTTCCAGGTTCAATCACCTGGCCCGATGACCGCGTCGCCAAGCCCGAAGAGATCGGCTACGCCGAAATGTCGGCTGGTTCTGTCCTGATTTACACCGGATCTGTCTTCCACGGCGGCGGCGCCAACAAGTCCAATGGAGACCGGGCCGGCGTCAACATTACCTACACCCTGGGCTGGCTCCGTCAGGAGGAAAACCAGTATCTGTCCTGCCCACCTGAGATCGCCAAAGACTTCGATCCGGAGCTTCAGGCACTGCTTGGCTATGCCATGGGCTCCTATGCCCTGGGTTATTTCACGCCGCCGCTGCCAGCCGGTGCGGGTCCAGAAGTGGTGCCCCCAGAATTCGCTCTTGGGGTCAAAAGCTCAGGCTCCGCATTTGGATCTGCAGAACTTCTGGAGGCTGTCTCCAATAGTGGCCCTGTCGAAAAACAGGCGTAA